A window from Theropithecus gelada isolate Dixy chromosome 1, Tgel_1.0, whole genome shotgun sequence encodes these proteins:
- the DHCR24 gene encoding delta(24)-sterol reductase isoform X3: MCTGRPGWLTVSLRVGKYKKTHKNIMINLMDILEVDTKKQIVRVEPLVTMGQVTALLTSIGWTLPVLPELDDLTVGGLIMGTGIESSSHKYGLFQHICTAYELVLADGSFVRCTPSENSDLFYAVPWSCGTLGFLVAAEIRIIPAKKYVKLRFEPVQGLEAICAKFTHESQRQENHFVEGLLYSLDEAVIMTGVMTDEVEPSKLNSIGNYYKPWFFKHVENYLKTNREGLEYIPLRHYYHRHTRSIFWELQDIIPFGNNPIFRYLFGWMVPPKISLLKLTQGETLRKLYEQHHVVQDMLVPMKCLQQALHTFQNDIHVYPIWLCPFILPSQPGLVHPKGNEAELYIDIGAYGEPRVKHFEARSCMRQLEKFVRSVHGFQMLYADCYMNREEFWEMFDGSLYHKLREKLGCQDAFPEVYDKICKAARH; encoded by the exons ATTGTCCGTGTGGAGCCCTTGGTAACCATGGGCCAGGTGACTGCCCTGCTGACCTCCATTGGCTGGACTCTCCCCGTGTTGCCTGAGCTTGATGACCTCACAGTGG GGGGCTTGATCATGGGCACAGGCATCGAGTCATCGTCCCACAAGTACGGCCTGTTCCAACACATCTGCACTGCCTATGAGCTGGTCCTGGCTGATGGCAGCTTTGTGCGATGCACTCCG TCTGAAAACTCAGACCTGTTCTATGCCGTACCCTGGTCCTGTGGGACCCTGGGTTTCCTGGTGGCTGCCGAGATCCGCATCATCCCTGCCAAGAAGTATGTCAAGCTGCGGTTCGAGCCAGTGCAGGGCTTGGAGGCTATCTGTGCCAAGTTCACCCACGAGTCCCAGCGGCAGGAGAACCACTTCGTGGAAGGGCTGCTCTACTCCTTGGATGAGGCCGTCATTATGACAGGGGTCATGACAGATGAAGTAGAGCCCAGCAAG CTGAATAGCATTGGCAATTACTACAAGCCGTGGTTCTTTAAGCACGTGGAGAACTATCTGAAGACAAACCGAGAGGGCCTGGAGTACATTCCCTTGAGGCACTACTACCACCGCCACACGCGCAGCATCTTCTGGGAGCTACAG GACATCATCCCCTTTGGCAACAACCCCATCTTCCGCTACCTCTTTGGCTGGATGGTGCCTCCCAAGATCTCCCTCCTGAAGCTGACCCAGGGTGAGACCCTGCGCAAGCTGTACGAGCAGCACCACGTGGTGCAGGACATGCTGGTGCCCATGAAGTGCCTGCAGCAGGCCCTGCACACCTTCCAAAACGACATCCAC GTCTACCCCATCTGGCTGTGTCCATTCATCCTGCCcagccagccaggcctggtgcACCCCAAGGGAAATGAGGCAGAGCTCTACATCGACATTGGAGCATATGGGGAGCCGCGCGTGAAACACTTTGAAGCCAGGTCCTGCATGAGGCAGTTGGAGAAGTTTGTCCGCAGCGTCCATGG CTTCCAGATGCTGTATGCTGACTGCTACATGAACCGGGAGGAGTTCTGGGAGATGTTTGATGGCTCCTTGTACCACAAGCTGCGAGAGAAGCTCGGTTGCCAGGACGCCTTCCCCGAGGTGTACGACAAGATCTGCAAGGCCGCCAGGCACTGA